The window GTCGGCCGCAAGCGATCGCTCCAGCTGCTCGAGGACCTCACCGGCGCCGAGCGTCACATCGCGGTCGCCACGCAGCTCGACGAGTCGGCCGAGGAGGTCGGGTTCGCGGACATCCACCACGTCGGCGCGCTGGTGCGCGTGCAGCACATGCTCAAGCTGCCGGACGGCACGGTGCAGCTGGCGGTCCTCGGGCTGCGCCGGATCAAGCTGACCGAGGCGCTGTCGGCGGAGCCCTATCTCACGTGCGCCGTGGAGATGCTGCCCGAGGCGACGGAGTCGATCCTGTCGCTCGAGCGCGAGGCGCTGATGCGGCGCTCGATCTCGTCTTTCCAGCAGCTCGTCACCCTGGCGCCGCACCTGCCCGCCGAGCTGTCGAGCGCGGCGGGGGCGATCGACGACCCGCTGCACCTCGCCTACTACATCGCCAACCACATCCGGCTCGCGACCGAGCAGCGGCAGGAGATCCTCGAGATGGACTCCGCCAAGTCCAAGCTCGAGCGGCTGCTGGGTCACATGGCGCACGAGCTGGAGGTGCTCGAGCTCGGACGCAAGATCCAGTCGCAGGCCGAAGAGCAGATGGGCAAGGCCCAGCGCGAGTACTTCCTGCGCGAGCAGCTGAAGGCGATCCAGCGCGAGTTGGGTGAGCTGGACAGCGAGCACGGAGAGCTGATCGAGCTGCGCGAGCGCATCGAGAAGGCGGGCCTGCCGCCGGAGGCGCGGCGCGAGGCGGATCGCGAGATCGCGCGGCTGGAGCGCATCCCGAGCGCGTCGCCGGAGTCGTCGGTGATCCGCACCTACCTCGAGCTCATCGTCTCGCTGCCGTGGAACACGTCCACCGGCGGCGAGGTGGATGTGGCCAAGGCGCGCTCGATCCTCGACGACGACCACTACGACCTGGACAAGGTCAAGCAGCGCATCGTCGAGCACCTGGCGGTGCGGCGGCTGAAGCAGCAGCGCGGCTCGACCGACCACGGGCGGGAGCCGATCCTGTGCTTCGTCGGACCCCCGGGCGTCGGCAAGACCTCATTGGGCCAGTCGATCGCGCGGGCGATGGGCCGCAAGTTTGCGCGCGCGTCGCTCGGCGGGGTGCACGACGAGGCGGAGATCCGCGGCCACCGCCGCACCTACATCGGCGCCATGCCCGGACGCATCCTGCAGGCGATCAGGCGCGCCGAGTCGAATGACCCCGTGTTCATGCTCGACGAGGTGGACAAGATCGGGGCGGACTGGCGCGGCGACCCGTCATCCGCACTGCTCGAAGTTCTGGATCCGGAGCAGAACAGGGACTTTCGCGACAACTACCTCGACGTCCCGTTCGACCTCTCGAAGGTGATGTTCATCACCACCGCCAAT of the bacterium genome contains:
- the lon gene encoding endopeptidase La → MSEVPAPNLEGAVPSHLPVLPLKSTVVFPRIFIPLSVGRKRSLQLLEDLTGAERHIAVATQLDESAEEVGFADIHHVGALVRVQHMLKLPDGTVQLAVLGLRRIKLTEALSAEPYLTCAVEMLPEATESILSLEREALMRRSISSFQQLVTLAPHLPAELSSAAGAIDDPLHLAYYIANHIRLATEQRQEILEMDSAKSKLERLLGHMAHELEVLELGRKIQSQAEEQMGKAQREYFLREQLKAIQRELGELDSEHGELIELRERIEKAGLPPEARREADREIARLERIPSASPESSVIRTYLELIVSLPWNTSTGGEVDVAKARSILDDDHYDLDKVKQRIVEHLAVRRLKQQRGSTDHGREPILCFVGPPGVGKTSLGQSIARAMGRKFARASLGGVHDEAEIRGHRRTYIGAMPGRILQAIRRAESNDPVFMLDEVDKIGADWRGDPSSALLEVLDPEQNRDFRDNYLDVPFDLSKVMFITTANSLETIPPALRDRMEVLNLSGYTEEEKVQIAQRFLVPKQLLAHGLRPGEVSVSEDAVRLIIRHYTREAGVRNLEREIASVMRRDVAEIAVGKRRRRAADDLKRVRAALGKRRFYDDVAERIDRPGVATGLVWTPTGGEIIFVEAALTPGKGELKLTGQLGEVMKESAAAALSYLKARAADIGIDPTLFDQNDIHVHVPAGAQPKEGPSAGVTVLTAMASILTGRPVRDDVAMTGEITLRGRVLPIGGIKEKVLGAHRAGIRRVVLPTRNEADLDDIPADLRKEMQLVMVESIDQVLKEALTAPRVTARSNGAAKATGQTPVRASGSGPAAGSGRARPAQRSRRAAKGPRPRAG